The Misgurnus anguillicaudatus chromosome 12, ASM2758022v2, whole genome shotgun sequence region TCTACtaaatacagaggagtctaagatgccgacgttaccagaagctagttattttcgtttttaaagttttaaatatggatatttctttAACAAAACCATGCGGATTACCcccagaaggcctttgtttatcatcctggagccttTTGAATTTGTTAAGGGaagaacaaacacacattttttggacttgaaggagtggaccgcgtaactttacatttgattaactaaAAGATCTAAGAcataaaataactgaaaatgtgttcatctgaaaaatTATAGACATATGCATCTCAGATGGCTTGGGAGTGaataaatcatgggtttaatatcatttttggcagaactatccctttaaggctagGGTTAGTTGCAGCAAATGAAGATGACCGTGCAGTATTCCGGTTGCCGCGAATGAAGATAACCGTGTTTCTTATCTGTTGGACCTTCTATTTAAAGTAGCCTACTTTTAGCTGTTGAGACATGCCTTCATAAGGttggttaaaaataattaatttgcaATTTTGTGGCAGAAATTACAGACTTTACCTTTAAATCAGAGACCAAAGGAAAAAACCCAAAAGAGCATTTTCGGTTTTCGaccgaaagacttttatcaccgcAACAATACGCCCGAAATGTTGTGAggacgcaaacagaaaccgcgacctgcacgtgcttgtctgaagcaacattTCTGCGTTGTGGATGTATTTAGCCACAAAAAggtgctaaagtgagcagttttctgtacgcacataGGCACATGCGGTTGTGAATGTGTTTGGtccagacgtgatcatcacagtatgcccttcaaagatcagaactcttgatgtgtaaactttagagagagttgcgctaccgTGTCTaatactgtaatccattaacatacatttagcaaataaagcaatgaaaaacaatgtaacaTTTATATGTGGAGCAACTGTTTatgctgcgctgtttgggattcgccctcggtctctgtgtgcgcgggaaaagtgtttaagtgccctcaatagtgcgttttaaaaaaacaagcgaacataaaatctttctgttcttgacagggcacatacaaacaaaatgatctccacagtattctttttctaataaaaacatttgtttatgtcttaagtgtatgtatagattacagtcagaaaccattctgtgcttatttggtcttaaagaaacagtaacctcaattaacctacttaaatcTGTGTCATTAGTGTTGATCAGACAACCCAAGACAAGGAAAagaatcacttctgtagctcttaaaataattatatatttatattaataataaggttatgagtgttatgattcatttaatttgatttctgtacctaatgctaatttcagaccttatgtaggactttgttcttttttataaatgtttgcactttcgttatttgttattagatttttcctaccccctttttgctgatctgaaaaataatccgatcagtgcctcaaaaactgtaatatgaTCCGAACCGCGAGTTTTGTGATccatcacacacccctagtaaagttagtacacggtgatagccataaatgcaattgtactaataattggcataataaatTTTTGGAATTCGGCcttgttttcctttttttcggtttcggccaagaattttcattttggtgcatccctaattgtaaacataacagattaCTGGATGTAACATTACCATTTCACTGCACAACAGACACGCATGACATGACAATACTTGGgcaaactgctttaaaaaacacGTTAATACAAACACTCAGTTGTAATTGCAAGAATGATATAGAGATATATAATACCTTTTTGTTGAGCCCTTTGTCTGCTGGAACCAAGGAGTCATCACAATGTTCAATTGCAGTTTGTGGTGCTGATGCTTAAAAAACACGTTAATACAAAcatgataaaacatttattttatttctaaagCTTTACACACAGTTGTAATTGCAAGAATGATATGGAGATATATAATACCTTTTTTTTTGAGCCCTCTGTCTGCTTGAAGCAAGGAGTCATTACAATCTTCAATTGCAGTGTGTGGTGCTGATACCTGAGTGCACTCTGAAAGTAAAACATATTAGCCAGTTCTGATTATTAACAAATCCATCTTTATAGTTAATTTTTAGAATagtataaagcaaaaaaaaaaaaaaaacatgcacaagTAAAATTATGCTTTGGTCAATCAACTGTAAAATCAAAAAGTAATTAAAAGTTACCTTTTAATTGAGTATCCTCTAAATCGCTGTCCACTGTAACTTTCTCTAAACAAAGAAATCGCAGAAGCACCTTGTTTATGCAAAGACACAAACATAGAGAGataaaggagagagagagagagagagagagagagagagagagagagagagagtgtgtacCTTCAGGATCTATGTCGATTTCATCAAGACTTTTCCCTTTAAAATCAGCCAAGCGTCCTTTTTCAAGAGCCAGAAAAATTTTGCTCATTTTGGCCAACTGGAGAGTGCCCTCAGGTAACCTGTAAAACTGACGATGTACACGAATATCGTGGCCAAGAAAGTCAGCCAGCAGATCCAGTTCTGTGTTGCTCAGATTAAGAACTTCAGAGAGGGTACCAATCTGTTTCCTCAACTTTGTGGTAGTGAGAGTTTCAGGATTTTCAATATTGCATGCGCGTGCAAATTCACGAATACAGTCAGAGCCTCTGTAATAGGTCATTGCAAAAGGACGTGCAAAGAGGAAAGAGTTCTCATTCGGTACTCCACACCTATCCCGGTATTTAATCAGCAGGTTAATTGACTCTTGCATTGAAGGAGTGACAAGTACTGGAACCTTTCTTCCTCTTTTGCCTCTGATCTCTATTCGCTTGAAGTACTGACACAGTTTATTTTCCAACTCTGAGAGGGCCATGCTAATATCTGGATGGGCATCTGATTGGATGCTGGAGGTGTAGGCAGACAAAGGCATTTGTGAAACTTCCCCCTCTCGTCTTCGATTAAAAAGCATAACTTGAGTTAATGTAACCTTGGCCAACTTTGACCAGTGGTGAGACAAAGGCTGTGCTGACAAGAGTTTGTAGTAAATTTTCTCTTGCTCATCTAGATACAAATGGAGAAGTTTAACATCTTCCGTGAATGGGAGTAATGTTGGTTTGTTCCATTTGGCTTCCTCCAATGTTCGCCTGGCTGAAGCGGAAATGTACTCAGACCATCTGGATTGATACAACTGTTGGAAGCTGTTCGCAGCTTTTGCTGTTGCTTTGTCTCCAGAACTGATAGACTGACTTTCAATAAGCATTGCAATTTTGTTAAGACTTTGTCCGAGTTTTACTGCAATACTAGGGTTTTCATAGAGACCTGTCTCCTCATTATATCCAGCTGTTTCTTTAACTGCATCAACAGTATGCAGAAAGTTTTCGGGGTTGGTGAGCTCTTTAATAGATGTAAGGGGTGAAACCTTTCTTGCACATATAAGAAGTCTTCCAAGCTCTCTCATTTTTTGACGAATGTATTCATGCATTTTAATTCTTGAGCCACACTTGTTATAAAGATGTTTCCCCAGCTCTAAAATGGACCAGTCATTTCTAGCTGCCAGCGCCACTTCATCTTGGTTCATAGCATTTAACAGCTTCCAAACACCATGAGTTACGCCTGGTGGTGGAGGCTGTGCAAAGCCACAAAGAGCCTGCACACGAGTTCTTCCAGGTTTAGGCTTCACATCGGAACGCTTGAATTTGCAAATCTTCAAATGTCTCCACAAAGTCTTCTTTAAGAAGAGCCCTTGGCAGTATATACAGTGCATAAAACGTTCCCCATCCAGGTTTTTTTTCGGCAGTTTTCGTGGAATCATCTCTCCTTCTCCTGCATTAATAACAGTAGCATTGTGAGCAAAGTTACCTTTGTTACGTAAAAACTCGAGCTGCATTCGCCTTTCCCTGGAGCCCTTTTGATGACTTAGTGCCCTTGCTACTTCTAGCTCGTTGCTGTGCTTGCATTCCAGGTGTCTAGAAATTTTTGTAAAATCACTGCCACAAAACAAGCAGTGTTGCTTCTTGTTATACATTCTTGCTCCATCCCTCTTTTTAATAATAGCTGGAATAAGTACTGATCTTTTTCTGTCAGGAGGTGAGGATGCATCTTTGTTTTGTAAACTCCCTAGGTCACCACTACTCTGAGGATCACAGTGTTTGCCTTTCTTGTCAAATGAACTGCACTGGATTACAGTCTGGAACTTTCTTTTATGTTTTGGTGAACCACTTAGACTTATGCTACTTATGCTATCTGAAGTCTCTCCGGATGTGTCAGGAATGTACTCTTCCTCACTGACACTGACATCAGATAACTCATCTTCACTTGAAACAACATCTGACTGCTTGGTAATCTTTCTTCCTGCCTTAAAGACAATGACCATTCATTTCAGTTAGTCCTTATTCACAGGTTATTCTTTAAAGATAATGAAGACGTAATAAACTAAATGCTTACCCTGACACAAGGTCTATGATGTTTTTCGGTGATGTCTGTATTTTCATCTTCACTGCTTACACTGGAATTTTCAGAGTTAAAAAGATCATCCGAGTCATCATGAATTGCAGGCCTCATCTAAGAAAAACAATTTGGACACTCATGTCAGAATGTTAAGTGTTCAACAAATGCAGAAATAGGTATGCTTATACAACTGTATGTTTTTTTGTATAATGCAAATCTGTTTCTAAGCTATGCAGCTTTTTAGGTATAAGACCATTTTAAGTACAAGACAATTActgaaaatagcaaaaaaaaatcatcaataTCATACCTTTTTCTTAGACATCATAGCCTTTGAAGGGAAAACCTCATCTTCACTGTCCATGTAGTCAACCAAAGGCTGTattaagaaaacaaaaaataaaaataataaaagtcttAAAAGTTTATTGCAAATTATTCTCAATATCTGATTTTCAaatttaagaaataattttctaaaatgtaacaaaacAACTTCAAATCAATTGACTTGAAGCTATTATTAAAGCTCCTTTTAATTGTGTATGCTCTTAATAACAACTAAATGTTGTGCTTTTTAACAaaagtaatatttaaaattataaaatatatattcataatataatataatataatattcatATAAAATGAATCAAAGTAACATTTTCCAAGTACATTTTCTCCCATGTCAGCtcattggccctcatttatcaaacgaACGTTAAAACCACCGTACATCAGAGCCAAAATATTAGCTAATGACAACACTCAACATTTGAtgtaagaaaatatataaattgtttcATCGGACACCGGTGCATTGTCACAGTTACGCGTCTGGGcagaacttaacttccggtctctgtttgtttaatggttttactacagtaaccatggtgtaactatggttttttaaaaaccatggttgttaaaaccatggttattttgtggtaaccatgtttttttgtttaactgtagtaaaaccatggttaattttgtaAGGGGTGAAGGGAGCTTGGCTGTTGATCCATAATTACCATTGTATGCATTACATTTTATAGCTTGTATAGTTTACATTTAActaattaatttacatttaacacaGTTAAATTAGCTCTGAATCAAATGTCCAGGCGTCCTAAAATTTCCTGCGTGCCGGGGGTGAGAAAAACAAACTTgctggttttaaccctctgcATGCCTAACAACCTACAAGGAAATGTCAAATCTGCGCGTATTACAAGTTAAGGTGCTAGAATGAGTCCATGCCAcacgcattcaggtccgagcaagagtccatgTGCATGCGAGAACAAATCCGTGCACATTACAGGCTCTCTCACGCGAaatgaagcccacaaacccaaTCATGCGAGGAAAAACACAcaatgcgcatgttaatgtgaaactatgatgatgataataataataataaaaaatggcaactatcgtcatgaaagtTGACGATGCTATAGTGGCAGATACTATAGTCTATCGGCACAACACTACTGCGTATAGTAGCTATATTAATTTTAACGAAGAAATATTCTGCATTGATGCAGAAAAATATAAGTAAATGTCAATATGATACTGTATATGTGAATTTCATTACAGGTTTGCACATAACACTGTAGGTAGAATTGGTAAAGTAATTACGAATCATAAAATACGCTTATCTTTCTCTTTAGAAGGACTGTAAAACAAACTCCCGCTCACACAGGCAGCTGCATGTAAATCAAATGCAGTCTTATTTCTGAGCAGCAGTTAAATAGCTGTTTAAGGCTGTTGAAAGTTGTTTAAGCTTTAAAGCTCTAACTACTGTAATAagtatttactacagtaaaaagtTACAGTAAAAagcaatgtatttttttctgtaaggAAAAACTGAGCAGTAAtctcattttacatttgttaaacTAAACGAAAACACTAGTTCTAACtttttctcataatttttttagatatgatataaaacattttaatcataCATAACGCTAATTTAAAACTTGCTTACACAAGTTGAAACCTAAAACTAAATTCATAGCCACCGCTTACATTCATATTAATAAATGCCAAGTCTTGCGTAGAAACGATAATACGCTCAGTTTAATGATTTATGCTTGTAACCAGTAAGTTAAGAACAAGTTTAAGCTGTTTAATACCTCTGCTGTATGCTGTGAAGTAGCTATAGGTCTCTTAGTATGGTCCTGTGAAGCTCTTGTGCCATCATTAACACGGCAGGAAAactgcaattaaaaaaaatgaataaaaatgaccCTAAAGtctgtatatacagtacaaaTAGTTGACATGAGTTTCTAAAACACTACAATGACATTTTATGCAACCAATAacagcaaatatatttatttatgcttGTAACCAGTAAGTTAAGAACAAGTTTAAGCTGTTTAATACCTCTGCTGTATGCTGTGAAGTAGCTATAGGTCTCTCAGTATGGTCCTGTGAAGCTCTTGTGCCATCATTATCACGGCAGGAAAactggaatttaaaaaaaaaggaataaaaatgaCCCTAAAgtgtgtatatacagtacaaaTAGTTGACATGAGCTTtttaaaacacttcaatgaCATGTTATGCAACCAATAacagcaaatatatttatttatgcttGTAACCAGTAAGTTAAGAACAAGTTTAAGCTGTTTAATACCTCTGCTGTATGCTGTGAAGTAGCTATAGGTCTCTTAGTATGGTCCTGTGAAGCTCTTGTGCCATCATTATCACGGCAGGAAAactggaatttaaaaaaaaatgaataaaaatgaccCTAAAgtgtgtatatacagtacaaaTAGTTGACATGAGCTTTTTAAAACACTACAATGACATTTTATGCAACCAATAacagcaaatatatttatttatgcttGTAACCAGTAAGTTAAGAACAAGTTTAAGCTGTTTAATACCTCTGCTGTATGCTGTGAAGTAGCTATAGGTCTCTTAGTATGGTCCTGTGAAGCTCTTGTGCCATCATTAACACGGCAGGAAAactgcaattaaaaaaaatgaataaaaatgaccCTAAAgtgtgtatatacagtacaaaTAGTTGACATGAGCTTTTTAAAACACTACAATGACATTTTATGCAACCAATAacagcaaatatatttatttatgcttGTAACCACCCTTacgaaaggaaaatatatttaccaatatattacttgaaatatattgtaatatattgcaatatattattttactttccattttccaatatattatacattggCAATACACGGAATAATATATTGATGgtacatatattctatatatgtgtaatatattgcagtatattgcaaaatatacaaattattgccactttcaatatattgtacatggatataatatatgtgtttatatatttaaaaatatatgcaatattgTATTTCGATTTATATGCgaaaatgtattaacaatatatgtagaGATATAGTTTCACatatatgtttactatatggtagaatatatttcaaatatatgtaaaattatatggaaatatacatgaaatatatgtagatatgtgttcgatatattgtggaatacattttaaatatatgtaaaataagatgggaaatatatgtgcatatatgggaatatgtattaaaaatatatgtacagatatagtgtcacatgtatgtttactatatgtgacccgtcacggaaaccagggacacaagtcggcagcactagtttcgagaaaatgagaaacaaagtttttttttccaaaatttgtgattttcgttttattgcagaatctgttagttgagatcacgaagaagccgctccatgtttgagatagcagtttatgtatatttaaaagcgtacattttgcggttaaaataggcttgttttccggagattctagcgtgcagcggggggcgtcattgtctgtgtgtatatttacatactgtataagcttgtgttttcgcctccgcccccaaagggaacagcgtgactacagaataaggatagttcgcccaaaactgaaaataatgtcattaatgacttaccattatgtcgttctaaactcggaagacctccgttcatcttcggaacacagtttaagatgttttaacattagatttagtccgagagctttctgtctcctccattgaaaatctatgtacggtttccatgtccagaaaggtaataaaaacattatcagAGTaaccatgtgacatcagtgggtcagtaaaattgtgttgatgcatcgaaaatacagtttggtccaaaaatagcaagaagtacgactttattcagcattgtcttctcttccggctcgagcgtgaagtcacgtgactgtagtgacgtggctgctctgtcccttaagacatgtttgctgagttttatttatttttttcaaacttatagcgtgcgtctccccagactgtaaatgaagctcgggcgcacaaaacaaaagaaatataaaagaagctggggcagaacaaataacagtcaaccgcatatacgtcagccgcgtcactgactttatgaggcgccgcagtcggatgacgtcaaagtccCGTGAGAGCTCTttaagaaatcttacggagtagtttaatttcgactccctctcgcggtactctgacgtcatctGACTGCGGTgccccataaagtcagtgatgcggctgactgttatttgtccaaacacacagaagttacacagagatcgttgtattctttatataattggctacatgttttgtctatcaatattttccatgaagtcattggctgatggaggaacgagcgagcgattggtaacatctcttaaggacttcacgttttcgacggtgctgtttttggattatctattttaaccctctggggtccgaccattttgggacactgttagaggttctgacatgctcttacatttggtcttttttcagttgctttaaaacataataatggcaagtgtctcataccactgtgttcagcacaaactgggctaaaatattatatgagctacatgtatgtacatgtttgtatttttgagagaaaaaggtttatgcgtggtttttaaaaaagcaaaaattttaagtcactgatataagtccacaaaacccatactaaacatgttttaacaagactttcctaaacagaatctagtagtctagagttttttctttaaaatgatgtgaaaatcatcctgcctacttattctcataaaccaatatattgatttagaaattgtaagacactttttgttaagaggggccgtatgcgagaaggattgattgacagctagcaaacaaaggctcgcataatgagctgcataatgagctgcataataatGAGGCAgtagggaactacagtaaagaatgtgaggacaaatgaacatgtttgtttgaggtttattaagaagttaacaatataatcaaaatagaaatgaaggtcagtaggaccctattcaaaaacttaacttgtataagaaactgataaacaacagagctgtaaacttcatgtggctcatgttaccatacaactttatgtccaaagagtgtgaatatgtttttccacttcatagtttactgatgagagggatgcagacctgtaagagagttatgaacagctgttagcataaattgttcacagaaatacccttacatacataactgatgggtaaatgatagcacttgtaacggtggtcgcctaaactcaatttactcaatatactgtataaaaaaaactCGGCCTAGGCGGGTTTCGAACCCAGGTCTACCACGTGGCAGCCTAACGCACTACCGCTGCGCCACCATTTGGTCACGTGATTGGCGTCTTTCACACACCTAGGTAGACTGGCCAAGgtaaatttataatttaaaaaaaaaggtgagtctccgtgtaaacaacgcggagctcataataaaacggtgtcgtgtgtaaagcgcaatgtatggaatgcgttgcatgtaaacaatatcatattacagcagatccccccagtgcagcattactcaaagttgccacgaaggatacgaaagtgtctactgtacagcatgtaacaatgaaatccgccattacgtgatcacgcgtactcgtttgtaaataagcatgtaaacatggaatcatattaacttacagcacacacttaaaagacacagcagtgcatcattactcaaagttgccacgaaggatacgaaagtgaataactgtgtctaacactgtacagcaaacaatgaaatccgccattacatGATCACGCGTAAgttactcgtttgtaaacaatgcgaacgtttttcaatccgaagcgtgcagtctgttgaggttgcttatgtaggctgaactgcacaagccataacatattacatgatagcaaatataaatgaagacaaatgacttacagtttcttcaggaatatatccgcCTCCATTGCgccttccattgttcttcttcttaggtaacgttaaagataaacgcttctcttcctcaatgtccagacataaatgaagatattcctcacgtgtgtgtataaagtttataatccaaacatgcggtaaagtctttaaatctgatcaaactttacgctttgctggtttgaacagctcgtctcttcattaccatgtcaacagcgtgtgggcgtgaccgcattagagataatgagctcagtcagcaaaaacggtactctctttacttcaatgcagattatataaacaggaaatatttgtttttgataataatcagcttgtttaaaagtagacatttcaggctttctttggatatgtgtattatgtttgtgtgacgagtattcgcggagtttcaactaatttttgtaacgtgatttgagagacagctggcggagacagaaatgtctgaatgagcaccctgtttattttctttatttgacaaaaacacaaagatctgttgttattgtgaatgtacactacttaaagaggacccttcagagtttcaaatgatgtcaaacacgtaagtgtttgattattaatgatggagtattttaagttgattctgctatgataaggagaaaacacgtcaaaacgcgtccccgcgtttttggacccctgggggttaaatacaaactttgaaggcgggttcatgtgtttaacggaacgtaaataccggagtgtaatctgatataaccttacatgttacgatgtaaatagtcctcagattgtatattatattgtattaccagaagttcatgcgaaatagactatatatctatatttcacggattataagcatttgtggacaaaaatcattggatgattcacacatctgaaacagactggatttgaCTTGTGATCCCAGCAAAGGTAACGTTAAAAGTCCTGTTTATCTTTGCATTTTGTCATTCGGacttctgtaataaaatactacatatgatggtagaacctctgtatctcaaaacggctttacagggggtatggcttagctaaatgagatgtaaatgagccctattgtctctccagccagggaaaagggaaagtgttaacttttttctttctcaaatttctcagcattctctttcttgaatgtgttacattcaaatggccacaacttctccaaatcttatcagatttccatgtgttacacatcgttggaaagcttagaatctgcactttcagaatctatgaataactcaaaatgccccagatccgacttgtgtccttactttccgtgactggtcacatatggtagaatatatttcaaatatatgtacaactatatggaaatatatatgtagatatgtgttcgATATCTTGAggaatacattttacatatatgtaaaattagatggaaagtatgtgaaatatatgtgcatatatgggaacatgtattaacaatatatgtacagatatagtgtcacatgtatgtttactatatggtagaatatatttcaaatatatgtacaactatatggaaatatatatgtagatatgtgttcgatatcttgtggaatacattttacatatatgtaaaattagattgaaaatatgtgaaatatatgtgcatatatgggaaCATGTATTAACgatatatgtacagatatagtgtcacatgtatgtttactatatggtagaatatatttcaaatatatgtacaactatatggaaatatatatgtagatatgtgttcgatatcttgtggaatacattttacatatatgtaaaattagattgaaaatatgtgaaatatatgtgcatatatgggaaCATGTATTAACgatatatgtacagatatagtgtcacatgtatgtttactatatggtagaatatatttcaaatatatgtacaactatatggaaatatatatgtagatatgtgttcgatatcttgtggaatacattttacatatatgGGAACATGTATTAACgatatatgtacagatatagtgtcacatgtatgtttactatatggtagaatatatttcaaatatatgtacaactatatggaaatatatatgtagatatgtgttcgatatcttgtggaatacattttacatatatgtaaaattagattgaaaatatgtgaaatatatgtgcatatatgggaaCATGTATTAACgatatatgtacagatatagtgtcacatgtatgtttactatatggtagaatatatttcaaatatatgtacaactatatggaaatatatatgtagatatgtgttcgatatcttgtggaatacattttacatGTAAAATTAGATTGAAAATATGtgaaatatatgtgcatatatgggaacatgtattaacaatatatgtacagatatagtgtcacatgtatgtttactatatggtagaatatatttcaaatatatgtacaactatatggaaatatatatgtagatatgtgttcgatatcttgtggaatacattttacatatatgtaaaattagattgaa contains the following coding sequences:
- the LOC129414488 gene encoding uncharacterized protein — encoded protein: MRLVLQRVKAKMRRRRINPIKNAEEHVLNAVDKTYALETKFISNYKGRGVFALSPFNKGDFVVEYRGELIDFKEAEQRREVTQSPVFMFDFIWENKKWCIDATEENTTFGRLVNDDHLHPNCTVKKIVVQGNPHLCLFAARDIIPGEEITYDYGPSDWPWRKFSCRDNDGTRASQDHTERPIATSQHTAEFSCRDNDGTRASQDHTKRPIATSQLSQHTAEPLVDYMDSEDEVFPSKAMMSKKKMRPAIHDDSDDLFNSENSSVSSEDENTDITEKHHRPCVRAGRKITKQSDVVSSEDELSDVSVSEEEYIPDTSGETSDSISSISLSGSPKHKRKFQTVIQCSSFDKKGKHCDPQSSGDLGSLQNKDASSPPDRKRSVLIPAIIKKRDGARMYNKKQHCLFCGSDFTKISRHLECKHSNELEVARALSHQKGSRERRMQLEFLRNKGNFAHNATVINAGEGEMIPRKLPKKNLDGERFMHCIYCQGLFLKKTLWRHLKICKFKRSDVKPKPGRTRVQALCGFAQPPPPGVTHGVWKLLNAMNQDEVALAARNDWSILELGKHLYNKCGSRIKMHEYIRQKMRELGRLLICARKVSPLTSIKELTNPENFLHTVDAVKETAGYNEETGLYENPSIAVKLGQSLNKIAMLIESQSISSGDKATAKAANSFQQLYQSRWSEYISASARRTLEEAKWNKPTLLPFTEDVKLLHLYLDEQEKIYYKLLSAQPLSHHWSKLAKVTLTQVMLFNRRREGEVSQMPLSAYTSSIQSDAHPDISMALSELENKLCQYFKRIEIRGKRGRKVPVLVTPSMQESINLLIKYRDRCGVPNENSFLFARPFAMTYYRGSDCIREFARACNIENPETLTTTKLRKQIGTLSEVLNLSNTELDLLADFLGHDIRVHRQFYRLPEGTLQLAKMSKIFLALEKGRLADFKGKSLDEIDIDPEEKVTVDSDLEDTQLKECTQVSAPHTAIEDCNDSLLQADRGLKKKGEVKRTPWNQQEVHAVEKHLMKFIKNRNVPRKTDCVRCIEAEPQALKNREWSALKFYIKNRISALQRKDLAHKLG